From a single Cyprinus carpio isolate SPL01 chromosome A3, ASM1834038v1, whole genome shotgun sequence genomic region:
- the LOC109055907 gene encoding histone H3.3A, with product MARTKQTARKSTGGKAPRKQLATKAARKSAPSTGGVKKPHRYRPGTVALREIRRYQKSTELLIRKLPFQRLVREIAQDFKTDLRFQSAAIGALQEASEAYLVGLFEDTNLCAIHAKRVTIMPKDIQLARRIRGERA from the exons ATGGCTCGAACCAAGCAGACCGCGCGTAAATCAACCGGAGGAAAGGCGCCAAGAAAACAGCTGGCGACCAAAGCCGCTCGGAAGAGCGCGCCCTCTACCGGCGGAGTCAAGAAGCCGCACAGATACAG GCCCGGAACTGTTGCTCTGAGAGAGATTCGTCGTTATCAGAAGTCAACAGAGCTGCTCATCCGCAAGCTGCCGTTTCAGCGTCTGGTTCGGGAGATCGCGCAGGACTTCAAAACCGATCTGAGGTTCCAGAGTGCAGCCATTGGTGCACTTCAG gaAGCAAGCGAGGCCTACCTTGTCGGTCTGTTTGAGGACACTAACTTGTGTGCCATTCATGCCAAGAGAGTCACAATCATGCCCAAGGATATCCAGCTTGCAAGGCGAATCAGAGGAGAGAgggcctaa